The following are encoded together in the Candidatus Eremiobacteraceae bacterium genome:
- a CDS encoding DUF4386 domain-containing protein, translating to MNGGPSPSPRVTGAIYLLYFLMAIIAVVLVRGLVIAGDAASTAHNIVAHETLFRAGSAIGLIGTALYVAVTALFYGLFKPVNETLARLALLFSLVGCAMQGASNVLQLAALDVLGSGRYLNSFSVEQSQALAMLFLTLHAQSGYIEIMFFGLFDLVIGYLIVRSTFLPRFLGILMVLAGIGWLTFLSPAFASHAAPLIESLGFVAELCLMLWLIFMGVNVERWKEQAGSRDV from the coding sequence GTGAACGGCGGGCCGTCGCCCAGCCCACGAGTCACCGGCGCTATCTATCTACTGTATTTTCTTATGGCGATAATCGCCGTCGTGCTTGTCCGTGGGCTTGTCATCGCCGGCGATGCCGCGTCAACGGCGCACAATATCGTCGCGCACGAGACTCTCTTTCGAGCGGGATCCGCAATCGGGCTCATCGGAACCGCACTGTACGTAGCGGTGACGGCCCTCTTCTACGGTCTGTTCAAGCCGGTGAACGAGACGCTTGCGCGCCTCGCGCTGCTCTTCAGCCTTGTGGGATGTGCGATGCAGGGTGCGAGCAACGTCCTCCAACTCGCTGCGTTGGACGTTCTGGGAAGCGGCCGCTATCTCAATTCATTTTCCGTGGAGCAGTCGCAGGCTCTGGCGATGCTTTTTCTCACGCTCCACGCACAGTCCGGATATATCGAGATCATGTTCTTTGGACTTTTCGACCTCGTGATCGGCTACCTCATCGTGAGATCCACGTTTTTGCCGCGCTTCTTGGGCATACTGATGGTGCTTGCCGGAATAGGCTGGTTGACGTTTCTCTCACCGGCATTCGCGAGCCACGCGGCGCCGCTCATCGAAAGTCTCGGCTTCGTCGCGGAGCTGTGCCTGATGCTCTGGCTGATTTTTATGGGTGTGAACGTGGAACGCTGGAAAGAACA
- a CDS encoding gamma-glutamyltransferase family protein, whose product MGTLKIRGALCCAAALLVGASSAGAVPAPTPSSPADCNSTPQAMACGALRGDRAEGWLAQTRSPVLARNGMVVTSQPLAAQAGLRILMAGGNAVDAAVATAAALNVTEPMNVGLGGDLFAIVYIARDRKVYVLNASGTAPTGATVAHFNALGYRYDRHDWGPGSGMPSGGILDVTVPGAAWGWDELLRRYGTMGLDRVLAPAVDYAENGFPISERIARDWQLPDALPLRGCCSRLDPDSVMTWYVNGRQPETGQIFRNQQLAHTLRLMQRYGRDVFYKGEIARAIVAKSNALGGTMTLADLARYHGEWVAPLRADYHGYDVMELPPPSQGYATLEALDILAQCVPKLLPGRSLASLGPTNPLYWHMLVEAKKLAYADLYDYNADPDHAVVPTDKLLSQDYARSLCAKIDPAHAANTGPPGESSGKGDTIVLSTADRFGNMVSLVNSNYDGFGSGITVPGYGFILHDRGGLFTLDPKSPNVIAPQKRPFNTLMAGFVMRDGRPFMTLGLMGGDMQAQGHEQILVDIIDLGANVQQAGDMARFRHFEVTNRLYLESPLYDLLGERLKAMGHDVRSSNRAPMGGYQAIMVLPSGAYAGGSDFGKDGEAVGW is encoded by the coding sequence ATGGGCACGCTGAAGATTCGAGGCGCGCTGTGTTGCGCCGCAGCCCTCCTAGTGGGGGCTTCTTCTGCCGGCGCCGTGCCCGCTCCGACGCCTTCATCTCCGGCCGATTGCAATTCGACGCCGCAGGCTATGGCGTGCGGCGCACTTCGTGGAGATCGCGCTGAGGGGTGGCTCGCGCAAACCCGCTCGCCGGTGTTGGCGCGCAACGGCATGGTCGTCACGAGTCAACCCCTTGCCGCACAAGCCGGACTGCGCATACTCATGGCCGGCGGGAACGCGGTTGACGCCGCGGTCGCAACCGCTGCGGCGCTCAACGTCACCGAACCGATGAACGTCGGACTGGGCGGCGATCTCTTCGCGATCGTCTACATCGCGCGCGACCGCAAAGTCTACGTGCTCAACGCGAGCGGCACCGCGCCGACGGGCGCCACGGTCGCGCATTTCAACGCTCTCGGCTACAGATACGACCGGCACGACTGGGGGCCGGGTTCCGGCATGCCGTCCGGCGGAATTCTCGACGTCACCGTTCCCGGCGCTGCGTGGGGTTGGGACGAACTGCTCCGGCGCTACGGCACGATGGGTCTGGATCGCGTATTGGCGCCGGCGGTCGACTATGCAGAGAACGGTTTTCCGATTTCCGAGCGCATCGCGCGCGATTGGCAGCTGCCCGACGCACTTCCCCTGCGCGGTTGCTGCTCGCGACTCGATCCCGACTCTGTGATGACCTGGTACGTCAACGGCCGGCAGCCGGAGACCGGGCAGATCTTTCGCAATCAGCAGCTCGCGCACACGTTGCGGCTGATGCAGCGATACGGTCGCGACGTGTTCTACAAAGGAGAGATCGCCCGCGCCATCGTCGCCAAGTCGAATGCGCTCGGCGGCACGATGACGTTGGCCGACCTTGCGCGGTACCACGGCGAATGGGTTGCGCCTTTGCGCGCCGACTATCACGGCTACGACGTCATGGAACTCCCGCCTCCATCGCAAGGCTATGCGACGCTTGAAGCGCTCGACATACTCGCGCAGTGCGTTCCCAAACTTCTGCCAGGACGGTCGCTCGCGTCCCTCGGTCCTACGAATCCGCTCTACTGGCACATGCTCGTCGAAGCGAAGAAACTCGCGTATGCCGACCTTTACGACTACAACGCCGATCCCGACCATGCCGTCGTTCCGACAGATAAGCTCCTGTCGCAAGACTACGCGCGCTCGCTGTGCGCGAAGATCGATCCGGCCCATGCGGCGAACACAGGACCGCCGGGCGAATCCAGCGGCAAAGGCGACACGATCGTCTTGTCGACCGCCGATCGCTTCGGCAACATGGTCTCGTTGGTCAACAGCAACTATGACGGGTTCGGCTCCGGCATCACGGTGCCGGGTTACGGTTTTATCTTACACGATCGAGGCGGGCTCTTCACGCTTGACCCCAAGAGCCCAAATGTCATCGCACCGCAAAAGCGTCCGTTCAACACGCTCATGGCCGGCTTTGTGATGCGTGACGGTCGGCCGTTCATGACGCTCGGCTTGATGGGTGGAGACATGCAAGCGCAGGGGCACGAGCAGATCCTCGTCGATATCATCGACCTCGGCGCGAACGTGCAGCAGGCGGGTGACATGGCGCGCTTCCGCCATTTCGAAGTGACCAACAGGCTGTACTTGGAATCGCCGCTCTACGACCTGCTCGGGGAGCGGCTCAAAGCGATGGGCCACGACGTGCGTTCGTCGAACCGCGCGCCGATGGGCGGATACCAGGCGATCATGGTGCTGCCGAGCGGCGCCTATGCGGGCGGGTCCGATTTCGGCAAAGATGGCGAGGCTGTCGGGTGGTGA